Genomic DNA from Coffea arabica cultivar ET-39 chromosome 7e, Coffea Arabica ET-39 HiFi, whole genome shotgun sequence:
TCGCATGaagtattgaaaaaaaaaatatacatgaaATAACGCAAGTGGAATTTGGACGCAGGATTGCACTGCACCAACTGAAGAAGGGAGGTTCTctggtttttcattttcttggaaaaatatAAGACAATACGTCAGCTGGAAATAGCACTGGGACTTCCACATTCTGTTGTAATAGCACTGAAATGTCCCTAAGGTAGACGTAAAACGAGCATTAGTCTTCGAGCCCAACATCATCAGAGATCAAATATAACATGAATTTGCATGTATATGCGCCAGCCCATTCATTTACAGGATATCAAAACAAACGAGGTTCTCTGGCGCATCTTTCCTCGCTAATTTGGACATATCCCTGTTCACCCTTTTTCCCAGGGCACGATTAGCTAACAAAAAATTAGACCCTCGTCATATGGTTCCCAATCACCTAGATTTGTGAAAAGACAAATCAACAGGCAATCCTCATTCTTCAGTCACTAACTCCCTAACATGAGCTACAAAAGAGTCATGCAAGTTTGATACTAGATGCATATAATCAGGGACATCAGACACAGTTATTTGTTCCTGGGAAACAGCCCGTCTTCATCGTGAGGCGCCAAAGCTTCTTCAGCTTGAATCAttccttcctcttcttcctccccaaaatgcaaatttGATTGATTATCCTGCCGCTTAACTGGTGAATGCCCCCATTGCTGCTCACATGAACCTCCAACGTTCTCCCTCTCAGAACCATGGGATGGAGACTGCAATCTCCCCCAATGATTGTCTGAATCTTCTTTTGATTTACTTCCATTGAAAGACGGGAAATCAAGATCACCAAATTTTGGAGGTGAACGGGCCCGTTGCATCATAGCTTCATGAAAACTACGTACTGGTGGAGCCTGATCAAACCTGTCAGCACTGCGGCTACGACTTCGGCCCTTGCTTCGGTTGTCACCCCAACCAGATCCACGGATGGGGCTTCTACTCCGACTACGACTTTTACTTCGACTATGCTTCTGAGTCATTTTTTCATGAAAGCTTCGGTAATGGAAGCTTCCTGAGGCTTCAACATCGCGGGAATTGCGACCATACCTCTCACTGGATGAAGAGAAAAAGACCAAAAAGGCAGAGTCAAAAAGCAACGGCAGGAATAAATGCCACCTCAAAGGCAGCAGCAAGAGAGATGGGCAGAGAATTTCACCTTGGACCTTACTAAACAACAcagaacaaaatgaaaaagtCAGAGACCTGTCACGGGAGTCTCGGTCACAACCAGGTCCACCTCCTCTTTCAGATGAGTTTGCCCAACTGCCTCGTCCGTCTCTGCTACTGTAATCAGAATCATAACGGCCACCTCGACCACCATCACGTCCACCAGGTCCAGATCCCCAACGCCTAGACCTTCCCATTCCACCACCACGTAAAGCCATATCACGGATTTCGACAGGAACACGTTGGTTGGCACCTTCCAGAACTTTGACAAGATCAGAAGCATACTTAGCATCCTGGTCACCAAAAAATGTGTACGCCACCCCAGTGGCACCTGCCCTTCCAGTCCTTCCAATTCTATGAACATAGTCCTCAATTCCAGTGGGGAAGTCATAGTTTATCACCACCCTGAGAGGTAAACCATCCACAATCATCATGTAAAAAGTTTGTATTCACACATCACAGCAaccaaaaattgtaaaaataaaaaagctaaATGGCTACAATTTAATATCAAGATCAAAATCTGGCCCTCCAAACTTGAGCTGACAGTCATCTACTCACTCATGCAACATAAAAAACTCATGCAATTgtaacccccaaaaaaaaaaatccagcaaCATCAGTGGCTACAAACCTGATATCTTTAATATCTAGGCCACGAGCAGCAACATCAGTGGCTACAAGGATTGGAGATCTACCATTCCGAAACTGGCTCAAGACAAAATCCCTCTCGCTCTGGGATTTGTCCCCATGAATAGCAGCAGCTCCAAACTGGCGGGTTAGGTTGCGTGCAAGTTGATCACACATCTTCTTAGTTGAACAAAAAATGATTACCTTTGATCCCAGTTCTTGAGATCGCAATATCTGCTCCAACCGTCGGTGTTTCTCCATTGATGATAAGAGCTCAACATGCTGCAGTTGAAAAATGAGATGaattatgaataaaaataacaaaaattggcCAATAAACCAAGAAtctgc
This window encodes:
- the LOC113723129 gene encoding ATP-dependent RNA helicase-like protein DB10; protein product: MAATATVSAGIRYAPEDPTLPKPWRGLVDGKTGYLYFWNPETNVTQYERPVSSSHVGSAPLHKPLSSSVHVQKSSQGQRRESSPIDDDDRYSRGGNGASMKVFSGVGSSQDLRSGPYHPRDVANVTVGTGGVKGYSSSSAGTGLSGEAYRHRHEISVTGDNVPPPLTLFDSTGFPSEILREVYNAGFSAPTPIQAQSWPIALQGRDIVAIAKTGSGKTLGYLIPGFIHLKRRHNNPQLGPTVLVLSPTRELATQIQDEAIKFGKSSRISCTCLYGGAPKGPQLKEIDRGVDVVVATPGRLNDILEMRRVSLDQVSYLVLDEADRMLDMGFEPQIRKIVKEVPTRRQTLMYTATWPKEVRKIAADLLVNPVQVNIGNVDELVANKSITQHVELLSSMEKHRRLEQILRSQELGSKVIIFCSTKKMCDQLARNLTRQFGAAAIHGDKSQSERDFVLSQFRNGRSPILVATDVAARGLDIKDIRVVINYDFPTGIEDYVHRIGRTGRAGATGVAYTFFGDQDAKYASDLVKVLEGANQRVPVEIRDMALRGGGMGRSRRWGSGPGGRDGGRGGRYDSDYSSRDGRGSWANSSERGGGPGCDRDSRDSERYGRNSRDVEASGSFHYRSFHEKMTQKHSRSKSRSRSRSPIRGSGWGDNRSKGRSRSRSADRFDQAPPVRSFHEAMMQRARSPPKFGDLDFPSFNGSKSKEDSDNHWGRLQSPSHGSERENVGGSCEQQWGHSPVKRQDNQSNLHFGEEEEEGMIQAEEALAPHDEDGLFPRNK